ATTATTTCCCTGCGTTTTCGTCAAATACTACGTCTTCAAACAGTCAGAAACCGCATTGCAAATGATCTGCATGACGATGTTGGTTCTGCCTTGAGTACAATCAGTCTTTATACAGAAGTAGCTCAGCTTAAATCGAGTGATGAAATAGGATTAAAACAAATCCTGACTAAGATATCCGCCACAAGCCAGGAAATGCAGGAGAATATGAACTTTATTGTGTGGAGCATTCAGCCACGTAACGATCGTTTCGATCATATGGTGCTGCGGATGAAGCAATATGCAATTGAGGTGCTTCAAACCAAAAATGTGCAGGTTCAGTTTGAATACGATGAAAAAGTACAGGCTATTAAATTTTTCGCCGAGCAGCGAAAAGAAATCTTTCTGATATTTAAGGAAACCGTTAACAATATTTCAAAGTATGCCAATTGCAGATCAGTTTCCATTTGCCTGGAAAGAAATGGAAATCAATTTAGGATGACTATCAGTGATGATGGCTCAGGATTCATCTATAAGGATAAATATGCAGGAAATGGACTGCACAGCATGAACGAGCGGGCTCGCACCCTGAATGGAATAATAAATATTCGCTCAACTCCCGGAAAAGGTACAGTAGTGGAATTACAATTAGTAGTATAGGCTTATTGCTCTTGATTGTGACCCGCAAGATTTTGCAGGTGAAACATAAATTAATCCATGGCATTTTTGCATTTCAATCATGAGCATTCGTGTAACTATTTTCGAAGACAATCCTACCCGGCGCGACGGATTAAAGTTACTGCTGGACAGTTCGCCAGGCTTCGAATCAGCGGGGGCATTTGAAAACTGTAATAATGTATTAAGTGATGTATTAAGCACGCAGCCGGATGTGGTACTGATGGATATAGAATTACCAGGCATAAGTGGCATTGACGCCGTACGTAAAATTAAGGAAGAATATCCTGCCATGGCCGTTATGATGCAAACGGTATTTGATCATGATGAAAAAGTATTTCAATCGATTCTGGCGGGTGCCACCGGTTATATATTAAAGAAAACTCCGCCTGTTAAACTGCTGGAAGCCATACAGGAAATTTATGAAGGAGGCGCCCCCATGACCCCGGAAATTGCAATGAAAGTCTTGAAATTTTTTAGGAATAAAGAAGCTCAAAAAATACAAGTGCACTACTTGTTAACTGAAAAGGAAAAAGAGATTCTTACCGGACTGGTGGACGGCTTAAGCTATAAAATGATTGCAGACAGACTCAGTATCAGCTATCATACAGTCAACTTTCACATTCGTAATATTTATCAAAAACTACACGTACATTCTGTGAGTGAAGCTGTCGCAAAAGCTATAAAAGAAAAGATTGTCTGAATGAAAATATATAATTGCATAATAATTATATATTCAATAAAGGTATTCTTGCATTTATAGCTACTGCTAATACAACCTGCAACACATCTGATCCTATCCATTATAAATATCCATGCCTTACCTGCGAGATTTAGTAGTTGTAAAATCTGACCCGCAGAGATAGGTTTGTAGAAAAATTAAAAAAGATAAACATGAAAACAAAATACCTACTTCTGGGCATGATGTTCTTTTTACTGTGTGCAAATACTTTTGCTGCGGAAATAGAACCCAATGACACCAAGGCGAAAGCTACTAAGCTGAATCTTAATGGCAGTAATACAGGGGCAATCAATCCTGTAGGGGATGTTGATTGGTGGCAGGTAGCCACTACTTCTGATGGGCAACTGAATGTTACTCTTACATCAACGAATGGTTTATATTGCTATGTTACCATATATGATAACAACGGCACTACGTTGCTTGCTTCTAATTATACGAATGGTACGGTTACCATTTCAAAGGATGGTTTAGCTCCCGGAACTTATTTCATTTATATCTATCCCTATTACTCAGATCAGATGCCATCTTATACGCTTTCAAATGTATTTACACCTGCTGCTTTAACCAACGATCCTGAGCCAAATGATACCTATACAAATGCAAGTAACCTTCCATTAAACAAAAGCAAAACAGGACATATTGGCTTTTATTATAATCAAAAAAGAGATACGACAGATTTTTGGAAAATTACAACCACAGGTGACGGTTTAGTAAGACTTAGTCTGACCTCGCAGAACGGACAGTATGTTTATTATCAACTATTCGATGCTGATGGTATCACGAATCTTCATAGCAGCTATACCAATGGATCTCAATCGTACGACGTTGTTGGTCTGGCGGCGGGAACCTATTATGTTAAAATATTTTGCTTCTACAGTGATGGCTTTGCTCCTTATACTCTTACTGACAGCCTGATTCCTCCTGTGCAGGCTAATGACCCTGAGTCAAATGATTCAAAAAAGAATGCGGTCACCTTGAATTTAAACAGTACCGTTACCGGGCATATAGGATATTATGCAAACCTACAGCGGGATATGGAGGATTGGTATAAGGTTACAACCAATAAAGATGGTATGATTTCAATCACGTTTACTTCTAACAATAACCAGTATGTGTACGCATACCTGTACGATAATGATGGTAGCACACTGATAGGTGGAAATTACACCAATGGTACTTTTACCTTCAATACGGATGGTCTTATGGCAGGTACATACTATGTGAAAATTTTCCCCTATTACTCCGATGGATTCGCACCGTATACGCTCACAAATTCATTATCCAAGTATGCAAATGCAGATGATGGCATTTCGAATGATGTTGCGAAAAAAGCCGCCACCTTACCGGCAAACACTACTACTCCTGGTCACGTAGGTTTTTATTATAAGAATTCCCGTGATTTAATAGATTGGTGGAAGATCAATTATACCGGGAATGGTGATTTAACAGTAACTATGAATGTAGAACCATGGCTAAGCACTGGTGGAGTTCCCTACTCATATCTTCAGATTTATGAAGACACATTAGCAGCGCCCATCTTTAACCAGTACAACAATTCCGGAACTGTTACGGCAACTCTTACAGGCTTGTCTAAGAAATATTACTATGTGGCAGTATTCCCTTTTTACAACACTGAATGGTTTTCATACAATCTAACTCCAACATTTACTCAAAAGAACTGTGCCTCAATTAGCCTGGTACAAGCTACTTCAAATGGTTGTTCCAACAGCAGTCTGGAATACCAGGCAAGTGGAAGTCATGCACCCTATTCGGTTCAATTATACCGGTATGGAAAGCCGCTGGGATCTCCCATAGTAGTAAATAATGGGAATTCCTTCACATTCGATAATCTGGCCCCTGGCAATTATTACGCAACAGTTTACGGTGATGGAGCAACTGGAAGCTGCTCCAGCACAACACCTGTTACTACTATTATGCCTGTTATAAAAGGGGAAACTACTTCTGGAATAACGTCAACCAAAGCAACGCTCAAATGGAACACAATTTCTTGTGTCGTCGAGTACAGTGTTCAATACCGGGTGGAAGGAACTTCTTCCTGGACAACGAAAACAACAAACGGCAATGTGAATTCGTATCAATTAAAAAACCTGACTCCCAGCACTACTTATGAGTGGCGGGTGGCAGGTGTAGATATGGGTAATGGTGAAACAGCCACGGGAAAGTATTCTTCCATTACTACCTTTACAACGTTAGCATCTAAAAATGAAAACCTTCTGTCAACAGGAGGAGATAATTTAATAACTTCTTTGTATCCCAATCCTGTTTCAGATGTAATCAACCTTTCCATTGAACACGGTTCCGGACAGTTAAACCTCTCTATCGTTAATAATATTGGTCAGGTCATGGCTCAGCGTATCGTTCAGGCAGATGCTGCTGGCACTATTGTAAGCTGGAATGTTTCTGAATTCCCACAAGGAATATACCTGGTGAGAATTACGAATGGCACTTCAATAGAAACAAGACTGTTTAATAAGCAGTAACAGAATGTATCTCAAAAAAAACGCGGCCCGCAAGCCGCGTTTTTTTTTGCTTAAAGCTACCCGCCATATTCTTTATTTCTTTATCGATTTATGCTCCTTTTGAAATATAACCTGAATAGGGATCAGTTTAGAAAAGCTGGTTAAACTAATCAGAGTGTTGCATCTTTGTAACAGCAGTAAACAATTATTTGACTGATGAGAACAGTTTTGATTCTTTTTCTTCTTTACTCTTGTTCTTTTCAGTCTCCTCGGTCTGACAACACGTTGGCTTCTCATTTTCCTTCCGGGGAAAAAATTAATGGCGCAGGCCTGGTAGCCCCCTATTCCATGATTGATGAAAGTGCCCTTGATTCACTTAGCAGTATTCACACAAATTATGTATGCTTAATGCCGTTTGCATTTGTGAAGCCGGACGAGGCGGCAATCTATTACAACGGCAACCACCAGGCATGGGGTGAAAGCCCCAATGGCATTGCTTGCTGTATTAAAATGGCTCACGACCGCGGAATGAAAGTTATGGTGAAGCCGCAGCTTTGGGCGCACCATGGTGAATATACAGGTGATATTAAATTTTCAGATGTATCAGCATGGGAGAAATTCGAAGATGGATATTCAGATTATATACTGCAATTGGCCAAAGTTGCAGATTCCTCTCATGCAGATATTTTTTGCATCGGTACAGAATTGAATTGTTTTGTTGCCTCTCAAAATCAATACTGGAGTGGACTTATTGATTCGGTTCGAAAAATCTATCATGGTCAGGTCACCTATGCTGAAAACTGGGATTGCTATCAGCGTATTCCTTTTTGGAATAAGCTGGACTACATTGGTGTGAATGCCTATTTTCCCCTTTCAGATCATTCAACTCCTGAGGTTGAAGATCTGAAGCAGAAGTGGCAACCCTGGCTGCTAGCAATGAAATCGTTATCAGGCAAAAATCAAAAACCGGTTCTGTTTACTGAATACGGTTATCGAAGCATTGATGGCTGTGCCAAAGCCCCGTGGGAATTTTTTACTTCGGGAAAAACCAATTACACAGCACAGCAAAATGCCTATGAAGCCATGTTTGAAACCTTCTGGAATCAGGATTGGTTTGCAGGCGGATTTTTCTGGAAATGGTACGATAAGCTGGATGATGAAGAATATCCAATAGATCAGGACTTCACTCCGCAGCAGAAGCCTGTTTTGCAGGTTATTCGTAAATGGTATGAAAAAAAATCCTGAGAGAGCAATATCTGTTCATAGCAAAATCTTCTGCCGGGCATTTCTGTAAATTAACCTTTACGCCAGGAATTTATCTTTGCATTTTTTCAGCAATTCATTGTAAACTTTTTTGCCGCTATGGAGATGGAGAAGATTTATAATCCTTCCGGTATAGATGATAAGTGGTACCAGCGCTGGATGGATGCAAAGCTATTTCAATCAAAGCCCGATGAACGTGAACCTTATACTATAGTAATTCCGCCGCCGAATGTGACCGGTGTATTGCATATGGGCCATGCGCTGAACAATACCATCCAGGACATCTGTATCCGCCGTGCACGAATGATGGGAAAAAATGCCTGTTGGATTCCGGGAACTGACCATGCCTCTATTGCTACAGAAGCAAAGGTGACGGCAATGCTGAAAGTACAAGGGATCAGCAAGAAGGATCTTTCACGTGACGAATTTTTGAAATACTGCTGGGAATGGAAGGAAAAATATGGAGGAATTATTTTGCAGCAGCTTAAAAAATTAGGCTGCTCACTGGATTGGAACCGAACAGCCTTCACCATGGATCCGGATTACTCCCGCGCAGTAATCGGGGTTTTCATCGATCTGTATAATAAAGGATACATCTACCGCGGTGTTAAGATGATCAATTGGGATCCTAAAGCAAAGACAGCACTTAGTGATGAAGAAGTTATTCACAGAGAGGTAAAATCGAAACTATATTACATACGGTACAGCCTGGATTCGAATTCAAATGATGGTGACCAAAAATCTGTAAATGAGACTTTGAATATTGGACAGGAGGAATACATTACCATTGCGACTGTTCGGCCGGAAACTATATTAGGAGATACTGCAATCGCCGTTAATCCAAATGATCCTCGGTTCCAGCACCTCCATGGCCGGTTCGCTTTTGTACCCCTGATAAACCGCAGAATCCCAATCATTTTTGATGACTATGTGACCATGGAATTTGGGACCGGCGCGTTAAAAGTTACACCTGCTCACGACATAAATGATTACAACCTTGGTTTAAAGCATCAGCTCCAGGTTATCGATACATTAAATGATGATGGCACGTTGAGCAATGCTGCGCAGCTTTATACGGGCGAGGATCGCTTCGAAGCACGGCGAAAAATTGTTCGTGATTTAGAAAAAAGCGGACACCTGGAAAAAACGGAAGACTACGTTAACCAGATCGGTTTTTCCGAGCGAACAGAGGTTGTGATAGAACCACGTCTATCCTTACAGTGGTGGTGCCGGATGGAAAATATGGCTAAGCCAGCTCTTAAAGCAGTATTGGATGAAGATATTAAGTTTTATCCTGCAAAATTTAAAAATACGTATCGCCACTGGATGGAAAACATTCACGATTGGTGCATCAGCCGGCAGCTGTGGTGGGGACATCGCATACCGGCATGGTTTGCGCCAGACGGAAATCTTGCAGTGGCGGCAACGGCTGAAGAAGCAGCAGCAATTTTAAATGTAAAGAAACTGAATCTGGAAGCTACAATCGAAAATTCACAGTTCGCTGATCCTGTTTCTTACTATGAAGCCAGACAGTTGCGGCAGGATGAAGACGTGCTCGATACGTGGTTCTCATCCTGGCTGTGGCCTTTCGAAGTATTTAAGGGATTAAGTGATCCGGGAAATGAAGAGGTGAAGTATTACTATCCCACAAACACGCTCGTAACCGCTCCTGAAATTATCTTCTTCTGGGTGGCGCGCATGATCATGAGCGGGTATGAGTATATGGGGAAAAAGCCATTCAGCGAAGTGTACTTCACCGGCATAGTACGGGACACCTTGGGAAGGAAAATGTCTAAATCACTTGGCAACTCTCCCGATTTGCTGGCTTTGATTGATCAGTATGGGGCCGACGCTGTACGGTTTGGTATTTTAATTTCATCACCTGCAGGCAACGATCTTTTGTATGATGAGAAGCTGATTGAGCAGGGAAGAAATTTTAACAATAAAATTTGGAATGCACTGCGGCTGATAAAAGGATGGAGTATATCTGATAGCAATCCTCCTCCCGATTTATCACAGTCAACCGGTAATCAATTTTCAGTGGAGTGGTTCGAAAATCATTTGAATTTAACTGTAAAAGAATTAGAACGGCTGTTAAACGAATTTCAGATTTCTGCAGCATTAAAACTTTTATATGAATTGGTTTGGGTAGATTTCTGTTCCTGGTACCTTGAAATGGTGAAGCCCGGGTTTGAGCAATCAACTGATCAGGAAACCTACTCTAAAACAGTTGACTTTTTTGAGATACTAATGAAATTATTACACCCCTTCATGCCTTTTATAACTGAAGAGCTTTTTCATTTAATAAGGGAAAGAACGGAAACAGAATTTATAACCATTTCAGATTATCCAAAGTATATTAAAAAAGAAGGGTTCAACGAAAATTACGAAAGCGTACCATCGCTACCGATAAGTGAAACATTAAAAGAATTGGGTACAATAATTAAGGAAATAGTTACAGAGGTTCGTGAACAAAAAAATAGAAATAATATAAAGCAAAATGAAAAAGTGACATTGTATTATTTGGATGACCGCTATATAGTAAACAGTGACCTGCTAAAGAAGTTAGCAGGCTTAAGCAGCATTGAAAAAGTGACAGACATTCCGGAAAATTCGATCCGTTTTCTCTACCGGACGCAGGAATTTTTCTTGGCATCTCCCCGTGCAATTGATTTTTCTAAAGAAAGGCTGTTTTTAGAAAAGGAACTTACCTATCACCGTGGTTTCTTAGATTCGGTAATGAAGAAGCTTGGCAACGAAAAATTTAAATCGAAAGCTTCGGTTCAGATAATTGAAAATGAAAAGAAGAAAGCTTTCGATGCACAGGAAAAAATCAGGCTGCTGGAAGAGCGGTTGCATGTAATTATAAATTAACTTGAAAAATGGAAGTGATAATTAAAATTTGCTATTGTTGCTTCCGGTACCTTAATTCCTACGCTGCTGTTCCCATTTGAAATTGCAAGTACATAATTTCCTTTACGCAGAGACGCAATAAAACATAATATTTCAGTATAGTCACTTTCTGTTTGTTTCAAACCGTAAAAAGCTTGCATTGACCTGCTATTCAAATTACATTGATCTTCTGTTTAATTCACCTTTTCCCCATTAACATACGTAGCTAAAACTGTTGTTGAAAAAGTCTGTTCAATAGGAATGGTCATGATATCTTTTTCAAGCACCACAAAATCGGCAAACTTACCCGGCTCGAGGCTTCCCTTTTCATTTTCTTCGAAGTTTGCCATGGCTGCCCAAATCGTCATACCCTGTAATGCTTCATAGCGTGTAAGTGCATTTTCAGTTTGAAATCCATCCGGAGGAAATCCTTTTTTGTCTTTTCGTGAAACAGCAGCATAATAGCCATAGAGCGGGTTAATGTTTTCTACCGGAAAATCACTTCCATCGGCAATCCAACCGTTCTGAGCTAATAAAAATTTATAAGCATAAGCTCCCTTGATACGATAAATCCCAAGACGGTCAGCTGCCCAATACATATCGCTGGTGGCGTGTGTGGGTTGCACAGACGGGATGATATTATATTGATGAAACAGCTCAAAATCACCCGGCGCTATCACCTGGCAATGCTCGATGCGCCATCGCCTGTCATTTGGACCCCCTAACGCTTCTCCATAAATATGCAGCATCATCCGGTTCGCGGAATCACCTATAGCATGAGTGCACATCTGGAAACCGTGGTTATAGCAGAGTTGTGCCTGTTCCTCGAAATAATGTGTAGGCTTTTTTTGCAACCCTTTTGTTGCTGCATCGGTATAGGGTTTTAAGAGCAAAGCACCGCGGGAACCTAAAGCACCATCTGCATAATACTTAAATGCCCGGACATCCAGACGATCGGTTTTATAGGGACCATGTGCGAAATAATATTTTTTGTTTTCCTCATTGTCGGTGGCCATAGCATACATGCGTATCTTAAGGTTAGCGGTCTTTTGCAGGGAATCAATAATATCGATAATTTTTTTTTCCAGGCCGGCATCATCGAGGGTGGTTAATCCCACTGCAAAACAATTCCTCTGAGCTTGTAATAATGCAGCGCTGATTTCTATTGCAGAAGGCTTAGGAATTTTTGTAATCACTGAATCCATGGCGTTATCCAGAAGTACGCCGGTAGGTTTTCCATTTTTCAGAATAATTTCGCCACCAGGAATTTTAGATGCACCATCTATTTTAGTCATGTTAAGCACTGCCTGGTTTACAATGCAGGCGTGGCCGTCAATTCGCTCCAGGAAAACAGGGCGATCAGGAAAAAGTGAATCGAGTTTTTCCTTTGTTGGAAAATCTTTTTCTTTCCAGTCATTTTGATCCCATCCTTTTCCCAACAGCCAACCGCTTGAATTTGATGCTGCCTGTTGAAGTACTTTCTGAAGCACATCATCCCAGGAAGTAGTTCCGGTTAAATCTGCCTGTGCCAAGTTCATAGCATACTCAAAAAAGTGACAATGGGCATCAATAAATCCGGGGTATACGAATTGCCCTTTCAGATCCACCCTGTTTGTAGCTGTATATTTATTTGATAGATCTGCTTCACTGCCTACTGACAATATCTTTCCATCCCTAACCACCATTGCATCGGCAATTGAATCCTTTGGATTAAGAGTGTATATTTTTGCATGGTAAAAAAATATGTCGGCTGCAGGTTTATTGTTACATGACGATGCTAAGAGCCAAATCAGGAAAAGGATAGGTGGTCGCATTTCGAAAGATAAATACAAACTCCGATGTCCATTGACTTTAATTTGTGAAGACGGAGAACAAAACTTCATGATGAATTAAAAACAGAGTATTATTTTTAAATCTATAAATTTTCAAATGGTCTGGTTAAAAAAAATTGGGAGATGGTTATTATATGCAGCAGCAGTATACCTCTTGCTGATGCTGGCAGTTGTGGGGTTTGTACTGCTTAAGAAGAAAGAAATTCTTGGTTACGTGACTGAAACTGTAAACCAGAAAATTAACGGTACCTTTTCTATTGCAGATTTCCATATAACACCATTTGAAGATTTTCCCTACATCTCCCTTTTGTTAACGGATCCGGTTATCCGGGATTCCCTGTACAGTCAGCACCATCAGACATTGTTCGAAGCAAAAAAGATTTGCCTTGAAATAAATGTATTCAAACTGTTTAGCAAAACAGTGGAATTTCGAAGGGTCACCGTTTCAGATGCTGTAATTGCGATTTTAAAAACACAAACAGGATATTCAAATGCAAAAATTTTTAAGCCCCAGCCACCTTCAGACGGCCAGGCTAAAAACACGGCATTGTTTGGCATTGAGGACGTTGCTCTTCTGAATGTAAACTTTACACTGTCAGATTCCTTAAAGAATAAAAAATTCGGCATTCAATTCTTAAATGTGAAAGCCAATACACAGCATCTGGGATCTTCGCTGCGTGTTCACGCGCAGGGGGTGATACACTTTGAGGGACTCGGCTTTAACCTGGAGAAAGGAAGTTACCTTTTAAATAAAAATGCAGTAATAGATTTAAATTTAGACTATTCCTCATCACAGAAAAAGCTGATCGTGTTTTCGTCAAAATTGAACATTGAAAATAATGATTACAATTTGATGGGAAGATATTTTTTTAATGAGCCTGCACATTTTCAGATGAGGATAAGTGCAAAAGATGTGATGCTTGATCAGGCGCTTTCACTGATCACCCAAAATACTGCTTCAAAACTAAAAAATTACAGGATCGAGCAGCCGCTTACGTTTGCCGTACTCGTTTCGGGAAAACTGGCCAACGGTAGTAAGCCTGCCGTGGATTTACTATTTAAATCCCGGGAGCCAACCACCATAATGGTAGGTCAAAACATGCTTTCGTATTCTGAACTGAACGGTATTTTCACGAATCACTTCGATTCCGCAATGGAAAATACAGACCAGAATTCTGTTTTTATGCTACCTGATTTTTCGGCTTCTTATCTTGGAATTATACCATTACGCTCCCGTATTGTTATCGCCAATCTTGCAGATCCAAGGCTCTTCATGAAAGCCCATGTAGATATGTCGCTACCTGATTTAAATGAAATAGTGGACTCTTCAAAGTTAAATTTCCTAAATGGAGAAGCACATGTTCAGTTTAAATATACCGGCAAGCTTGTTAATTTTGTTGATACCGTGAATAATAGACTGGATGCAGATCTTAGCGGTTCTGTGCATTTAAATGACGCAGACGTTGAATATGTTTCCAGGCATTATGATTTCAGTGGTATGAATGCTGTTATTCACTTTGATAAATCCACGCTTACACTGGATTCGGCAAGCGTAGCTTTAAATGATAATCCGTTAAGAATTGAAGGCATTGTTGAGAATTTAATTCCTTCATTTTTTATTCCGGAGAAAAAACTGCTTGCAGATTTTAAAATAAGTACTCCGGTTTTAAATCTCAATAAGATTATAACTCCAGGAAGCTTTAAAAAGAAATCCCGAAAAAATATAGCTGCAAAAGATTCGTCAAAAGTTGTAAAACAGGAAAAGAAACGCGCAGCATTGGCCGATAAAGGAACTCCGTTACCAGTATCTGTAAGAATTAATGAACTGCTTGATAATATGGTATTCCTGATTAAGCTGAATGCCGACCAATTGCAGTACAGGAATTTTAAGGCAAATAATTTTGAAGGTGGACTCGAGTTCGGTTCGGATTACATCCATTTTAACAATATAAATATGAATACAGCGGGTGGCTCGTTTACGCTCCATGGTAATTTAACAAATACCGATCGTCCCAATGCTGCTTTAAGTATTACTTCAAGCCTTTCTAATGTGCGAATAAACGATCTGTTATATTCCTTCGATAACTTCAGTCAAAGTACCATAACTAACAAAAATATTGAAGGCCAGCTAAATGCCCAGATACTATTCAATGCGGGTATGCGAAAAGATTATACAATTGTGCCAAAAAGTATGAATGGAAGAATTTTCTTCAGGTTAAAAAATGGAAAATTACTGGACTTTACTTCTCTGAGCCAAATATCAAAATACGTTTTTAAAAACCGGGATTTCACCAATATTGATTTTGCAGTTTTGCAGGATACGGTTATTTTGAAAGGGCAGGACCTGCATCTTTCAAGAATGCAAATTGAATCCAACGTGCTTACTTTTTACGTTGGGGGTATTTATAGTTTTGCCGACAATACCAATCTCTCCATTCAAATTCCTTTAAGTAACCTCAAAAAGCGGGATGAAGATTATGTTCCGAAGTATTCAGGCAATAAGAAAAGAGCAGGGATTAGCGTATTTCTAAAAGCAACGACCAAGGATGGAAAGATTAATATAGGATATGATCCTTTCCCTGATAAAAAATTGCAATAATCAGGTTATCTTATAATCAGATTCCTGACTTGTTTTTCGCCAGCCTCGTTCTGTATAACCAGTAAATATAAACCGCTAACCTTTACCGGTAGTCCAACATTATAGGTACCCGCGCCGATACATTTTTGCCTGTAAAGCTCAATACCATTTAAATCAGTAACTACCATTAACATATTATTTTCCGGCACTATAACCTGGAAGTGTCCATCATTTGGGTTTGGATAAACGGCCACATTAAGGTCACCATTTTCCTTATTTTCAATTTCTTCACGACTATTGATCAGCGGAGATTCGAAACTCCATACCGGACCCAGCGGGGAACCTCCATAATAAATAGTGCCATCAGAAGGGCTGGGTAAATATTTCGATTTATCATAAATAACAGAACCTCCCCCTTCGTTAAAATGATATATGGCTACTGTTTTTGTATCCGGTCCGAATTCCACAGGAATTGGGGTGAAGTTGATATTGTAGCGAAGGTTTTTACAGATTCTCATTTCATCTATATATCCGTTGTAAGAAGGAAAGTTAGGCCCCACATCACTTTTGTTTGCGCCAATTACGAGATAGGGATCCGTTTCAGGGTAATCGGTTAGCCTGCGGTCACGGTATCCTATTTTACCTTTTGGCCCCATTCCCATTGCCTCCACGGTTCCGTTTACAT
The nucleotide sequence above comes from Chitinophagales bacterium. Encoded proteins:
- a CDS encoding response regulator transcription factor, giving the protein MSIRVTIFEDNPTRRDGLKLLLDSSPGFESAGAFENCNNVLSDVLSTQPDVVLMDIELPGISGIDAVRKIKEEYPAMAVMMQTVFDHDEKVFQSILAGATGYILKKTPPVKLLEAIQEIYEGGAPMTPEIAMKVLKFFRNKEAQKIQVHYLLTEKEKEILTGLVDGLSYKMIADRLSISYHTVNFHIRNIYQKLHVHSVSEAVAKAIKEKIV
- a CDS encoding T9SS type A sorting domain-containing protein, translating into MKTKYLLLGMMFFLLCANTFAAEIEPNDTKAKATKLNLNGSNTGAINPVGDVDWWQVATTSDGQLNVTLTSTNGLYCYVTIYDNNGTTLLASNYTNGTVTISKDGLAPGTYFIYIYPYYSDQMPSYTLSNVFTPAALTNDPEPNDTYTNASNLPLNKSKTGHIGFYYNQKRDTTDFWKITTTGDGLVRLSLTSQNGQYVYYQLFDADGITNLHSSYTNGSQSYDVVGLAAGTYYVKIFCFYSDGFAPYTLTDSLIPPVQANDPESNDSKKNAVTLNLNSTVTGHIGYYANLQRDMEDWYKVTTNKDGMISITFTSNNNQYVYAYLYDNDGSTLIGGNYTNGTFTFNTDGLMAGTYYVKIFPYYSDGFAPYTLTNSLSKYANADDGISNDVAKKAATLPANTTTPGHVGFYYKNSRDLIDWWKINYTGNGDLTVTMNVEPWLSTGGVPYSYLQIYEDTLAAPIFNQYNNSGTVTATLTGLSKKYYYVAVFPFYNTEWFSYNLTPTFTQKNCASISLVQATSNGCSNSSLEYQASGSHAPYSVQLYRYGKPLGSPIVVNNGNSFTFDNLAPGNYYATVYGDGATGSCSSTTPVTTIMPVIKGETTSGITSTKATLKWNTISCVVEYSVQYRVEGTSSWTTKTTNGNVNSYQLKNLTPSTTYEWRVAGVDMGNGETATGKYSSITTFTTLASKNENLLSTGGDNLITSLYPNPVSDVINLSIEHGSGQLNLSIVNNIGQVMAQRIVQADAAGTIVSWNVSEFPQGIYLVRITNGTSIETRLFNKQ
- a CDS encoding valine--tRNA ligase, translating into MEMEKIYNPSGIDDKWYQRWMDAKLFQSKPDEREPYTIVIPPPNVTGVLHMGHALNNTIQDICIRRARMMGKNACWIPGTDHASIATEAKVTAMLKVQGISKKDLSRDEFLKYCWEWKEKYGGIILQQLKKLGCSLDWNRTAFTMDPDYSRAVIGVFIDLYNKGYIYRGVKMINWDPKAKTALSDEEVIHREVKSKLYYIRYSLDSNSNDGDQKSVNETLNIGQEEYITIATVRPETILGDTAIAVNPNDPRFQHLHGRFAFVPLINRRIPIIFDDYVTMEFGTGALKVTPAHDINDYNLGLKHQLQVIDTLNDDGTLSNAAQLYTGEDRFEARRKIVRDLEKSGHLEKTEDYVNQIGFSERTEVVIEPRLSLQWWCRMENMAKPALKAVLDEDIKFYPAKFKNTYRHWMENIHDWCISRQLWWGHRIPAWFAPDGNLAVAATAEEAAAILNVKKLNLEATIENSQFADPVSYYEARQLRQDEDVLDTWFSSWLWPFEVFKGLSDPGNEEVKYYYPTNTLVTAPEIIFFWVARMIMSGYEYMGKKPFSEVYFTGIVRDTLGRKMSKSLGNSPDLLALIDQYGADAVRFGILISSPAGNDLLYDEKLIEQGRNFNNKIWNALRLIKGWSISDSNPPPDLSQSTGNQFSVEWFENHLNLTVKELERLLNEFQISAALKLLYELVWVDFCSWYLEMVKPGFEQSTDQETYSKTVDFFEILMKLLHPFMPFITEELFHLIRERTETEFITISDYPKYIKKEGFNENYESVPSLPISETLKELGTIIKEIVTEVREQKNRNNIKQNEKVTLYYLDDRYIVNSDLLKKLAGLSSIEKVTDIPENSIRFLYRTQEFFLASPRAIDFSKERLFLEKELTYHRGFLDSVMKKLGNEKFKSKASVQIIENEKKKAFDAQEKIRLLEERLHVIIN
- a CDS encoding amidohydrolase, translating into MRPPILFLIWLLASSCNNKPAADIFFYHAKIYTLNPKDSIADAMVVRDGKILSVGSEADLSNKYTATNRVDLKGQFVYPGFIDAHCHFFEYAMNLAQADLTGTTSWDDVLQKVLQQAASNSSGWLLGKGWDQNDWKEKDFPTKEKLDSLFPDRPVFLERIDGHACIVNQAVLNMTKIDGASKIPGGEIILKNGKPTGVLLDNAMDSVITKIPKPSAIEISAALLQAQRNCFAVGLTTLDDAGLEKKIIDIIDSLQKTANLKIRMYAMATDNEENKKYYFAHGPYKTDRLDVRAFKYYADGALGSRGALLLKPYTDAATKGLQKKPTHYFEEQAQLCYNHGFQMCTHAIGDSANRMMLHIYGEALGGPNDRRWRIEHCQVIAPGDFELFHQYNIIPSVQPTHATSDMYWAADRLGIYRIKGAYAYKFLLAQNGWIADGSDFPVENINPLYGYYAAVSRKDKKGFPPDGFQTENALTRYEALQGMTIWAAMANFEENEKGSLEPGKFADFVVLEKDIMTIPIEQTFSTTVLATYVNGEKVN